From the Mauremys reevesii isolate NIE-2019 linkage group 19, ASM1616193v1, whole genome shotgun sequence genome, one window contains:
- the GFI1B gene encoding zinc finger protein Gfi-1b isoform X2, with protein MPRSFLVKSKKAHTYHQHHSVEEDLPVSTWDPIPSLCLAPCDKSSEEVRTFSTEFKSEYPECFVPKQDKDHAGLKEEGAPALYLNRTLSGPPAQETSVPALQVKGCSNSTSTPTFYKPSFSWDTFHSPYSYRQMSSSMQSALLERSVSLYGSHLLPSSEPPLDYSMRYSPDMETYHCVKCNKVFSTPHGLEVHVRRSHSGTRPFACDVCGKTFGHAVSLEQHTNVHSQGRSPTSAKCAAKPSARAPISSPTAASTPASSPSAVSSAPRASSARWTCGGTGRPSTA; from the exons ATGCCACGTTCTTTTTTGGTGAAGAGTAAGAAGGCCCATACCTACCACCAGCACCACTCTGTGGAAGAGGACCTGCCTGTTTCCACATGGGATCCCATACCATCGCTCTGCCTTG CCCCGTGTGACAAGTCGTCAGAAGAAGTCAGGACCTTCAGCACAGAGTTCAAAAGCGAGTACCCAGAATGCTTTGTTCCAAAACAAGACAAGGACCATGCTGGACTGAAGGAAGAAGGTGCGCCTGCCCTGTATCTGAACAGGACACTGTCAGGGCCTCCAGCTCAAG AGACATCCGTCCCAGCTCTGCAAGTTAAGGGCTGCAGCAATTCCACAAGCACCCCCACCTTCTACAAGCCCAGTTTCTCTTGGGACACCTTCCATTCTCCGTACAGCTACAGGCAGATGTCTTCCAGCATGCAGTCAGCCCTCCTGGAGCGCTCAGTTAGTCTGTATGGCAGCCACCTCCTGCCGAGCTCTGAGCCGCCTCTTGATTACAGCATGCGTTACTCACCGGACATGGAGACGTACCACTGTGTGAAGTGCAACAAG GTATTCTCCACCCCACATGGGCTGGAGGTCCATGTCCGAAGATCTCACAGTGGGACGCGGCCCTTTGCTTGTGATGTGTGCGGCAAAACCTTTGGACATGCTGTGAGCCTGGAGCAGCACACAAACGTCCACTCCCAG GGGAGAAGCCCCACAAGTGCCAAGTGTGCGGCAAAGCCTTCAGCCAGAGCTCCAATCTCATCACCCACAGCCGCAAGCACACCGGCTTCAAGCCCTTCAGCTGTGAGCTCTGCGCCAAGGGCTTCCAGCGCAAGGTGGACCTGCGGCGGCACAGGGAGACCCAGCACTGCTTGA
- the GFI1B gene encoding zinc finger protein Gfi-1b isoform X1, whose translation MPRSFLVKSKKAHTYHQHHSVEEDLPVSTWDPIPSLCLAPCDKSSEEVRTFSTEFKSEYPECFVPKQDKDHAGLKEEGAPALYLNRTLSGPPAQETSVPALQVKGCSNSTSTPTFYKPSFSWDTFHSPYSYRQMSSSMQSALLERSVSLYGSHLLPSSEPPLDYSMRYSPDMETYHCVKCNKVFSTPHGLEVHVRRSHSGTRPFACDVCGKTFGHAVSLEQHTNVHSQERSFECKMCGKTFKRSSTLSTHLLIHSDTRPYPCQYCGKRFHQKSDMKKHTYIHTGEKPHKCQVCGKAFSQSSNLITHSRKHTGFKPFSCELCAKGFQRKVDLRRHRETQHCLK comes from the exons ATGCCACGTTCTTTTTTGGTGAAGAGTAAGAAGGCCCATACCTACCACCAGCACCACTCTGTGGAAGAGGACCTGCCTGTTTCCACATGGGATCCCATACCATCGCTCTGCCTTG CCCCGTGTGACAAGTCGTCAGAAGAAGTCAGGACCTTCAGCACAGAGTTCAAAAGCGAGTACCCAGAATGCTTTGTTCCAAAACAAGACAAGGACCATGCTGGACTGAAGGAAGAAGGTGCGCCTGCCCTGTATCTGAACAGGACACTGTCAGGGCCTCCAGCTCAAG AGACATCCGTCCCAGCTCTGCAAGTTAAGGGCTGCAGCAATTCCACAAGCACCCCCACCTTCTACAAGCCCAGTTTCTCTTGGGACACCTTCCATTCTCCGTACAGCTACAGGCAGATGTCTTCCAGCATGCAGTCAGCCCTCCTGGAGCGCTCAGTTAGTCTGTATGGCAGCCACCTCCTGCCGAGCTCTGAGCCGCCTCTTGATTACAGCATGCGTTACTCACCGGACATGGAGACGTACCACTGTGTGAAGTGCAACAAG GTATTCTCCACCCCACATGGGCTGGAGGTCCATGTCCGAAGATCTCACAGTGGGACGCGGCCCTTTGCTTGTGATGTGTGCGGCAAAACCTTTGGACATGCTGTGAGCCTGGAGCAGCACACAAACGTCCACTCCCAG GAGAGAAGCTTTGAGTGTAAGATGTGTGGAAAGACTTTTAAACGCTCGTCCACATTGTCCACCCACCTCCTGATCCATTCAGACACGCGGCCCTACCCCTGCCAGTACTGCGGCAAGCGCTTCCACCAGAAATCAGACATGAAGAAACACACCTACATTCATACCG GGGAGAAGCCCCACAAGTGCCAAGTGTGCGGCAAAGCCTTCAGCCAGAGCTCCAATCTCATCACCCACAGCCGCAAGCACACCGGCTTCAAGCCCTTCAGCTGTGAGCTCTGCGCCAAGGGCTTCCAGCGCAAGGTGGACCTGCGGCGGCACAGGGAGACCCAGCACTGCTTGAAGTGA